From the genome of Azospira restricta, one region includes:
- a CDS encoding heavy metal-binding domain-containing protein: protein MLLTTTPTIEGKRIVRYCGVVAGEAILGANIFKDLFAGIRDLVGGRSGTYEKELQRARDIALKELAERAQETGANAVVGIDLDYEVMGERNGMLMVSASGTAVVAE from the coding sequence ATGCTGCTGACCACCACCCCGACCATCGAAGGCAAGCGCATCGTGCGCTACTGCGGCGTCGTCGCCGGCGAGGCGATCCTCGGCGCGAACATCTTCAAGGACCTGTTCGCCGGCATCCGCGACCTGGTCGGCGGTCGTTCCGGCACCTACGAGAAGGAACTGCAGCGCGCCCGCGACATCGCGCTGAAGGAGCTGGCCGAACGGGCGCAGGAGACCGGCGCCAACGCCGTCGTCGGTATCGACCTCGACTACGAGGTGATGGGCGAGCGGAACGGCATGCTGATGGTGTCGGCGAGCGGCACCGCGGTCGTCGCCGAGTAG